The following is a genomic window from Fusarium oxysporum Fo47 chromosome IV, complete sequence.
TCGTTGAAGTTGGCCTGGGGGAGCctgtcgaggttgaggctAAGATCCCTCCAAAGACACGGATAACACTCAAGTTCTCCGAGGATGAGACCCAATACCCTGAACCTGTGCATCCTGCTGCACCAAGAACTGAGGGCGGCTACTATTGGGGATACACTGTTAGAAGGGCCAGTTCCCTTTCCAATGTTTTCACTGAGAGTCCTTACGAGAATGGGTACGATGTTAGTATTGGCACCTCCGAACGTGGTATCCCGGCCTCTAGGGTTTTCCCGCCGTCTAAGAGAGTCAACTTCAACCATCTTATCATTGTCTTTGGTGGCCCGCGAGGTCTGGAGTTTGCGGCAATGAACGACCAAGAGCTCAGCAGTATGGACATCCAGGGTCCCAGGACCAAGGAGTTGTTCGACCACTGGGTTAATATTTTGCCTGGTCAAGGATGCCGGAATATCAGGACAGATGAAGCTGTGTTTATTGCTTTGGCAACATTGAGAGGTATTTGGGATTCTAGTTAGTTTACTGGTATAGCGAACGATACCCTTGTTAAGCTTCCCCCTGCATTATCTGACGTCAAAAAAGTATGTCAAATGCTCATGATACATACAAAGCCAAAGTGTCTGCAAATGTGCTGTTGTTGTCACTAGCCGGAGCCAAATCCATCCCATCTCGATGCACCATGATCCTGGTGCCCACTGTAGTCAATCCTAGAAACCTCGTTCCAGCGCTGGTGCCTTCAATGCTCAAAGTTCTCGCCTGGCAATATCCTGGAGATTTGTTGCTAGCACAGGTGTCGTTGTAATTCGTGAAAAACGAATACAACCCTGCCCCATAGACGGCAACGTTGCTGGAGTTGAGAATTCTCATGCCCCATCCTATGTTGCATCCAGCTGGATCAGAGTCGTTCTGGCAGTCTTGCTGAAAGTTTGGATCGTTCAGTGCTGTCACAGGCGGGAATGGGTATTGAGCCATAGGTATGGGTTGAAAGTATGCCTGTTCTGTCTGTGCGTGGCCAATATAAACGTCTCTGGTGTTGGCGAGTTGGTACTGATACAGAACATGGTGTTCTGAGCCAGATGCACTGAGCCAGATGCGGCCTCTTTGTGCCTCCACAAGAACTCCTCGTCCTGCAAAAATGGAAACACGTTGGTATTTTTGATCCTCAAGGTCGTGATCTGCAACCCAAAACCAACAGTTTTCTGTGAATAGACCCCCAGCGAAAGCTGTTACGTGAAAGCTCATGTATGCTGCCAGACATCTCGGGTTAACAGTGTTTGTCCCTTTGATAGCAGGGCAGTCTGGAACTTGAAGATATGTCCCGGCAAAGCCTCCAACGCGAGCATGTACATCCCACATGCCTGAGGGGGCTCCAGGAGCGAACAAATTATACTGAATTAGGACGGCACCTGCCGTTGGCCCACGCGTTGATACTATTGTATCTGACCACTCTATATGGCCAACATCACCGGGGCGACCAACTTGAACGACAGGCCGAGGTTTGTTCAGGTCCCCAAAGTTGGGTCCTGTCCCCATGATGATCGACGCAAGGGCTTCACCCACAATTCTGGCATTTGGTGGGATGTGTATAGTGTCTGAAACCATGTAGTATCCTGCGTCGAGATATGCAATGAGCCCTTTTGCCGCTGTGTACTGTAATAAGGCATTGAGCGCCTGAGTGTCATCATGTGATGCGTCACCGTATGCACCATTTGCTTTTGCTGAGATGAAGGAACTGCCTGGAACTTGCTCGTACTGAGGCTTTGATCGCTCATAGTAGATGTTGCGATCAAGGAGATTTTGACTCCGAGTGAAAGGAAGCGGATAAAGGGCCGTCGCATCGAATGTGCCCTCCCAGTTCGTGTAGTGCCCCTGATTCTATTAGTAATGTTCACAGTTCTGTGAGTTGGCCTACCATCAGGAAAACAGCGCTTTCCACTGGTGCTATAGCAGAACGTGCCAGATCAGTACCTGCAGGGCCCATGAGAACGTTGTTCACATTCTGAAATTTGACGTtttccatcgccaaagaAGCTGTGCTTCTGATACTCTGTGAACTGTTGCGTGTTGTAGCAATAGCCACATCAACATTCTCGAACCAACTGTCAAGGATCGTGATAGAGCCAACACCAAACGAGGAATCGTCCATCTTGATGCCCACTCGACAGTTTTTAAACACGGTACTCTTGAAAGTCCACCCCCAGTCCCAGGTCATCCATATCGCGACGTCGGCATTAGAGAACCAGAGGTTACGTGCTGTAAACTGTTGATTACCCAAAACTGTGGCATTTCCCCCACCAAAGAAGTAAAGATCATTGAGAAGTCCCCCTGAGCCTTCTTCTATGAGAAGGCCTGTGTGTTGATTTCCAGGAACGGTCGACAGTTGGAACACACAGTTGGTGATAGCTGTTGCCTGAGATGACGGCCAGTGTATACCCACGGCATGAAAGTCTGGGGGAAGGGCAGTTGTATCCAAAACCAGATTACGAATTTGGCGAAAAAAGACGTTTGTCGAGTTCCATGCGAGGGAACCAGTAGACAGATAGGGGTTCCCGTCGATTAAGCCGAAGCTTTGCTTAGAAAAGGAGGCGGATGCTTTGATGACAGGCCGGTTTGTGGGGTCACCAATAATTTGCGTATAGTACAAATCAATGAGGGAGTTGCTGATGAGATACGTTCTTTCTCTGTTAGCAATACTGGATTAGCGATGTTATTCTGCGCACTCACCCAGCTGGGATATAGACAGTCGCAGGTGAAATAGTGCTTCCTTTGCACACACCAGGAATACATCGAACACCTTCACTAATTGCTGCATTTATAGCGGCCGTGTCGTCCGCAACTGTTTTGTTAGCTATGAAACTGACTCCTAGTGAAGTACGAACCTCCGTCGCCAATAGCACCAAAGTCTTTCACGTTGCGAAACACAGGGTAAAGCTTGTCAGGATAATAGGGAGCAGTCCCACGGTGCTCGATATCCTCAAGCCAGTACCTCGCATCGACACTACCCCAAAGGGTGAATAGGAAAAGGAGGAGGAACTTCATAATGAAGAACCTGACAAGAGCGCGAGTGTGAATATATAGCTCAAGTCGAAAACGTGTGAGTTAATCAAGAAAACCAGAGTTAAACGAAGACGGTCAAGAAGTTGTAGGTAGGTAGATATTTGAGCGAGAAGAAGTTACGGCCGAGCATCTCTTTGGTCAAGAAATGGGAAAGAGCTTGTTGACTGTCGCTCTGCCTTTCCTCTGCATGTGTTCAAGATCACGACTGCACCTTCCCCGTGGCAACCGGATACATCATCCCAAGTCTGGTCCAGAGTGCAACGGGGGATATGATCACAGATACTAATCATCTGTAGTGGAACAAGTCTAAGGTAGGGCAGTGATTCATCAGCTCCAACTTTACCTACACAAGAGATGAAAATACCTCCAGGCAGTGTCAGCTCATGACAAGAGCAACTGCTGCCGTTATCACCCACGACAAGTCTATCAGGTAAGATAATCAATACCTACAAGGCATGTTTAAGTATCGCTACAGGAACATATGCGACAGGCTCTGAGATGTGTTGATCATAGTGTGAGTGACGTCGTTCCTGTAATGAACGAACCTATTCAGAGGAGTTCAGTTACACAGCAAGGAGAATATCAGAACAACCACCACGTTGACGTGCAGATAGTTGATGTACAACCCGCTAGGGGTGAGTGATTGTATTGTATGTGAGTGTGCGACAAGGTCGCAGCAGCCTTGTTGAAGACCATGCTTTTCTAGTTGAATATCTGACCCTATCCCAAAACGCCTTCCGATACGGTCATAGCCCATGATTATTTAGTGTAGTGTGGTGTGGTTGAGGTGAAAGTAGGAGTACAGTGATCTGTTTAGATCGTCGACTGTGTTGAGTCGAGAGCAACGGTTTGGCTAAGATTTCCACTGGCCATAGCCTTCTCACCAGAGCGCTTGCGCAAAACGTTCTCAATGAAGGCTTCACCAGCCTTATATGAAGAACGCACGAGAGGTCCACTGGCACAGTACAGGAAACCCATGTCCAGAGCTCGCTTGCGCCACATCTCGAACTCATCCGGAGTCACGTACTTCTCGACCTTCAGATGACGCTTGGTAGGTCGCATGTACTGACCGAATGtgacaacatcaacatcagccttTCGAAGTTCTAATCACTGTTAGCCGAGTCACATAGCATTATTAAAAAGGTTGTCTTACCCTCTAGCGCAGCCATAATCTCATGCTCCTgctcaccaagaccaagcatCAGACTGGTCTTAGTGATAGGACCGTCCTTGCCCATAACATCCTTGACATGCTTCAGCACAGACAAGCTCTGTCTAAAAGTAGCTCTGCGGTCTCGCACATACGGAGTGAGGTCCTCAACGGTCTCAACATTGTGCGCATAAACGTCGAGTCCACTCTCAGCCACAACCTTGACCATATCCAAGTCTCCTCGGAAATCGCCAGTCAAAGCTTCAACGAGCAATgaaggcttcttctgcttaATTCTTCGGATTGTCTCAGCAAAATGTTTCGCACCACCGTCTGCCAGATCGTCACGGTCCACGCTGGTCAGCACGACATAGCCAAGACCCCACCTGGCCAGGGCCTCTGCAGTGTTCTCGGGCTCGTGGGGATCCAATGCAGCAGGGTTGCGATTTGTCTTTACACTGCAGAAACGGCATCCTCTGGTGCATGTGTCGCCCATGAGCATAATAGTAGCTGTCGCAGCATTCTTATCTGAACCGCCCCAACATTCTGAAATGTTGGGACATCGAGCCTCCTCGCAGACGGTGTGTAATCCCAATCCTCGTAGATCCTtcttgatgctcttgaagtTATCGTTGCCGGCGGGGATCGGTGTCTTTAGCCATTCTGGCAGTCGTGTGATGGTTCGCTTCTTGCCCTCAGGGCCGACTTCGGCAGTCTTCAGAGAGTAAGCCTCTGCTGGAGACAGCGGCTGGGCTGGAGACGACGTCGCAAGGAAATCGGAGAAGTCTGAGACTGCTGTGTCCTTGAAATAACTCTTTCGTCGAGGTTTACCGGGCTCGCTGCCACTCGGAGGTACAGTGGCGAAAGTTCTAAGTGTAGGCGTAGCGCTCAGCGCTTTGCGAAGAGGGGCATGTGCCCGCTTGAGGGATGGAGCAAGAGAAGCCATTATAGTAATACAAAGGAGCAACGACTTCTACCTCTCCGAGAAAACAAGATAGTGAGAAATAAGAAGGCCGTTGGGCGTTCGTGGAGATATGGGGAAGCAGACTCGAAAATGGCGGCAGCTTCAAAGAACTCAAATTCCTAGACTCGGGGGCAAAGGCCGATGAGACCCGCACATCCCGGGCCGCATCCGAGGGATGAGCCAATGAAAGGACATCGCTTTATCCTTATTCAGCTccattttctttttcccGTCACGAATACCGCGATACCGCGGAGGCAGAAAGAAAGGAATAATCATCGGTTAGGAACTTTGAGGCCTGTAGAATCATTCATTGACTTCTCTATGGTTAAAGATCAGACATCTAGTATTAAACCTCATCTACTTTTGAACCAACTTATACAGCAACACTTGacagacagagacagagaacCCTGGCGAAAATTGTTATTCTACAGCAAGGGTCCTTTCGCGCTTGTTCAGATTAGTCACCGGACGTTGATTTCCACGCCATGTCGAGTTGGCAACGCCTGGTCTCTCGTCTTCACTTCCACGCAAGGTCCAAGCATTGTTGAGCGTGACAAAGTCTATTGCTCTCATACTATCTACTAGCCATCCATCATGGCTCATCATCGTTGGTCCAGCATCGGACACTCAAAATTCACCAATCCTCCTTATTCATGTAAATCGTATCCCACCCCTTCCGAATTAAATCAAAGCCATACTCCAAGCTGCAAACCATCCTCCAAAGATCAAGCAGAGCTAGATCCTGGATCACCTGCGCCGTCGTAAAAAGGGGGTATCGCCAATAGAGAAGTATAGTAAAACCAGTTCATCCGAGAAGCAGAGTTACTGAAGTGAATATGGATTATTTTCCACGTCGCCGACGTCGTCCCCGTCTCTTTGGAAACCACTCTCTACAGGGCAGCAGAGTCGAGTGAAGAGATGTTGACAGAATAAATGTGGTAAAAAGGGTCTCCAGCCAGGAGTGTGTACCCGCTGTCAACGGAGGAAGGGGATATGATCTCAAAGCCATTGAGTGCTTACCAAGCCTGGGTGTGATATCCTCAAGTGAGGAATTTTGGAACTGTGGTATGTATGGTGGATGTAAACAGGCTTGGGAACATCAACGGCTACCCTTCAACACAAGCGACAACTCGAAAGGTTGAACCATACGCAGCGCAGTCAACGCGCTGGGTACATGCTGCCggggaagaaagaaacagCAAGAGTTGAAAGCCCGCATGTTTTGTCAATAGAGCGGGCGTGATGAAGCGTAAGGAAGCAGTCAAGCTATCCAGCAGGCAGAGTCTCAAGACTCATCAAGGTGAAGCAGGCGACAAGTGTCGACCTGCTGTTGGTATCGTGGCGTTTCATCATAAAGAATAGGCCGCGCTGGTGACCAGGGTATAAAAGGTGAATGGACAAGAAATGGGAGACAGTGGTTGTTGTCGACTTTGATGCAAGTCGACAGTCTCGAGATTCTAGTGGAACCTCGTTCCATCCAGAACACGCTTACAGAAGAGCAGCGGCAACCATACCAGCAACGCCGACCACAGCGAACTTGCCGACGGCGACAGCAGATCCAGCGTTGCCAGGAACCTCGGAGGGCTCGGACGAACCACCAGTGCTACCGGCTGTGTTAGAGGCCTTTGGGGTAGAGACAGGAGTGGTGTTGTTGTGAGAAACAGGCCAGAAGGTGGTGGTCTCCTCAACGAGAGCTGTTGAAGTAACCTCGACGGAAGTCTCAACAGCAGTGGTGCTCACACCAGTGGCGGTGATGGTGTGAACCTGAGAGAGGTAGTAGGTCTTGGTAACGACGGCGGTGGACGTGTGGGTGGTGGTACCCTCGTTAGCGAGAGCGAAGGCAGGCAGAACAGCCAGGATAAGCTTAGAGAAATGCattgtgttggtgttggttgttgtGTAAGTGAGTGCTTTCAAAGCGGTTGCGGTTGGTAtaagtgagtgagtgagttgGAAGCGAGAACAGATCGATGCTCTGTATCCAGACAGCGAGAAGCACAAGCTAATAAGTAAAGTAACTTATGTATGTATTCAACGAAGAAATGTACGAGCGAGATAGACTCTGCCAACGAAGTCTGTGGACCGAGAACAAGTTTGTTTCGAAGCGTAGAAGGGTGGCCTGTCAAGAGTCGGGGGGAGGATCCATATGAAATACTACGAGGAAACTGAGAGCAGAAGCAAACAACACAGAGAAACAGCAACTCTCAGCTTCTGCAGCCCACACTAGCACGCACCCTGACTCTaggccaagaccaaggccTAGCAATGGCAGAGCCAGAGCGCAGGCGACgtttggtgatggtgggaTGGGAGGGGCGGACTAGGCTCAAGCCCATTAAACTGGTACATGTAACACGGACAGACCCCTATTCGTCGGCCATGTCTCAAGTACTTGTGACCTGACCAGGCCTGTCATGCTCCTCGAGGGAAATTACAGCGCATTTTGCTTGACAGCTTCAGGTAGTCTGACCGAGCAGGCCTGTCAATATCTGGTTGCTGAAACTTGGGCCTAGGCCATGTCTACTTATTAGACCCTTTATTCGAATCCCTTGCCATGGGCCATGACATTCTTCCAGGCTTTCGGCTCTCTAACGCTTTGTGCGGCAGAATTTGATACTCTGGAGGCACAAAGAGGGTTTCACCGGGGATCCGAGACCCTGGTCTCCCgtgtgatggatggatgggaaGAAAACTCTGCATTCTAGGCATTAGGCATTGTTCCTGTTGGCTACCAGCAGAGACAGGCGACGAGGATGCGTTGAGTGGCGATGAAATCATTGTGCAGCCCACTCAAATCAGATCCATGACTGGGAGATGAGGGAATTAAAGAGAAAAAGACGCTCTACCTTAAAAAGTCGTTAATAATTTCTGGAGAAAGGTGGCGCTCGTTGCCGCTACTCGTGTAGAGTCCTGACGGGCCACGAGCGGTTGAGGAGACGGGAACATACTTAGTTAGTTGGATAAGGCGTTTTTAGAGTGGAATTGAGTGTTAATTGGTTGTCTGCAAGTCTCTATCCAATCTAATCAGCCCGATGACCCTCACTTCAAGTGTCGTGACTCGCTGGTCGTTGCTCGTGCACTTTCACAACAGCGCAAAAAAGTAAAATTTGCATAATTTCCCTCAGCGGTCGTCGATTGGCTGATTGGCCACCATCAAAAGGTACCAGGCACACCCGCGGTTCCTGCGTCGGGTTGTGCCTGGCGCCATACCTTAATTGGTGCCCCCAACACCAATAGAGCCGACACCCGCTGAGACACATCACCAAGACAAGCAGCGCCAGGCCAAGACAGCAGCGCCAAGTTGCGCAAAAGAACATTGAAAGACCGTCGATCATTCTTCCGTGAAAGTGGAAAGTGCCAAATCGAAGCGCTACTACAATGAGAATTAGTTAGATGAGTCTAATTTTCTATCTGATTGCGTTTCTCTCAAGTCTCAAGAACAGCTTTGTGTTAGTCACAGCCCCCAACAACGAGTATTACGCGCAATGTGTAGGCAGCATCCATCAGCTGCATCTCTCCCAACAACAATGCCTTGTGAGGCTGCTTTGTTCTCCATTACCTATGAATCCGTTGtgctctttttatttttatgCTCGTCTGCCTTTGTCTCCGCTGAACTGAAACTCTGCCACAACGGCAATCCCGGTCGACTCAACGGTCGTTTAACACTTGGCTGGGGTACGCCATTCTGCCAAATCCCCTGGAGCTGGAAGAATAAGGCCCGGTCGTTATGAAGCCTGGAGGTTGGAGCCTGAATGTCAGCGCTGATCGGCAACCCGCCCCGGATTCGCTTGGATAACCGCGTGGGTGCCGTGGGTGCCATGTGCTACTGTACGCACTCTATGGTGCATCACTGCATAACTCTGTATAGGCTCTTCCAATGCCTTGATTTTGCTTCTATTCCTGTCTGCGTCCTCCTCACACCGCTGCGCTGTGCTGTTTACACTGCGTCCAATCGTTACCACCATTTCCTTCAGCAGCCCAAATGTTGACGTGGCCACGCTGTGCGACGCCCACGCAAAAGGATTCTATCCTTTTCTGGTGTAGCGCACTT
Proteins encoded in this region:
- a CDS encoding pectate lyase superfamily protein-domain-containing protein, with the protein product MKFLLLFLFTLWGSVDARYWLEDIEHRGTAPYYPDKLYPVFRNVKDFGAIGDGVADDTAAINAAISEGVRCIPGVCKGSTISPATVYIPAGERTYLISNSLIDLYYTQIIGDPTNRPVIKASASFSKQSFGLIDGNPYLSTGSLAWNSTNVFFRQIRNLVLDTTALPPDFHAVGIHWPSSQATAITNCVFQLSTVPGNQHTGLLIEEGSGGLLNDLYFFGGGNATVLGNQQFTARNLWFSNADVAIWMTWDWGWTFKSTVFKNCRVGIKMDDSSFGVGSITILDSWFENVDVAIATTRNSSQSIRSTASLAMENVKFQNVNNVLMGPAGTDLARSAIAPVESAVFLMNQGHYTNWEGTFDATALYPLPFTRSQNLLDRNIYYERSKPQYEQVPGSSFISAKANGAYGDASHDDTQALNALLQYTAAKGLIAYLDAGYYMVSDTIHIPPNARIVGEALASIIMGTGPNFGDLNKPRPVVQVGRPGDVGHIEWSDTIVSTRGPTAGAVLIQYNLFAPGAPSGMWDVHARVGGFAGTYLQVPDCPAIKGTNTVNPRCLAAYMSFHVTAFAGGLFTENCWFWVADHDLEDQKYQRVSIFAGRGVLVEAQRGRIWLSASGSEHHVLYQYQLANTRDVYIGHAQTEQAYFQPIPMAQYPFPPVTALNDPNFQQDCQNDSDPAGCNIGWGMRILNSSNVAVYGAGILPGENFEH
- a CDS encoding putative RNA methyltransferase — translated: MSYSERNSKKRKTEHNGREGGSARPSTIFDPIEGGRPWTISVAVPSSILSDLASADQRMNQPARIARALAAFSVDEVVVFDDSPLSARPRHTDTNSYTGDTDPCHFLTHILTYLEAPPFMRKALFPLHPNLRLTAMLPTLDMPHHPNPKDWISYREGIVIPGETSTGSGSLVEVGLGEPVEVEAKIPPKTRITLKFSEDETQYPEPVHPAAPRTEGGYYWGYTVRRASSLSNVFTESPYENGYDVSIGTSERGIPASRVFPPSKRVNFNHLIIVFGGPRGLEFAAMNDQELSSMDIQGPRTKELFDHWVNILPGQGCRNIRTDEAVFIALATLRGIWDSS
- a CDS encoding uncharacterized protein (expressed protein), which encodes MHFSKLILAVLPAFALANEGTTTHTSTAVVTKTYYLSQVHTITATGVSTTAVETSVEVTSTALVEETTTFWPVSHNNTTPVSTPKASNTAGSTGGSSEPSEVPGNAGSAVAVGKFAVVGVAGMVAAALL